One Kitasatospora sp. NBC_01266 genomic window carries:
- a CDS encoding NUDIX hydrolase gives MNAAEATMFDQPFSMIKVRVTGLVFCGDEVALLRRDRADSVHYTTVGGNAEAGEDFRAALARELAEELGLEPDQAGKPELIGTMDARVTRPGATPSPRKIHLIYRTFVTPEVRAGLATQEFDELPDGGHEVGTVEWIDYRKVGELPLFPPIGRVLAQLPSPEAPLSEFELEPITDQNYTWI, from the coding sequence GTGAACGCCGCCGAAGCGACGATGTTCGACCAGCCGTTCAGCATGATCAAGGTCCGCGTCACCGGCCTGGTCTTCTGCGGCGACGAGGTCGCGCTGCTGCGCCGCGACCGCGCCGACTCCGTGCACTACACCACCGTCGGCGGCAACGCGGAGGCCGGCGAGGACTTCCGCGCCGCCCTGGCCCGCGAGTTGGCGGAGGAGCTCGGGCTCGAGCCCGACCAAGCAGGCAAGCCCGAGCTGATCGGGACCATGGACGCCCGGGTCACCCGGCCCGGGGCGACCCCCTCGCCCCGGAAGATCCACCTGATCTATCGGACGTTCGTCACGCCCGAGGTCCGTGCCGGCCTCGCGACCCAGGAGTTCGACGAGCTGCCGGACGGCGGTCACGAGGTCGGCACCGTCGAGTGGATCGACTACCGCAAGGTCGGCGAGCTGCCGCTGTTCCCGCCGATCGGCAGGGTTCTTGCCCAACTGCCGTCGCCGGAAGCGCCGCTGTCGGAGTTCGAGCTGGAGCCGATCACCGACCAGAACTACACCTGGATCTGA
- a CDS encoding DUF3303 family protein, whose amino-acid sequence MRMLLTVQMDTEKANKAIAGKTLAQTLKSVFDRIKPEAAYFGSLDGMRTGFVVFDLKEPSDIPSVAEPFFQDLGAKISFMPVMNLDDVQAGLQKA is encoded by the coding sequence ATGAGGATGCTGCTGACGGTCCAGATGGACACGGAGAAGGCGAACAAGGCGATCGCGGGCAAGACGCTGGCACAGACTCTGAAGTCGGTGTTCGATCGGATCAAGCCGGAGGCTGCGTACTTCGGATCGCTGGACGGGATGCGTACCGGTTTCGTCGTCTTCGACCTCAAGGAGCCGTCCGACATCCCGAGCGTCGCTGAGCCGTTCTTCCAGGATCTCGGTGCCAAGATCAGCTTCATGCCGGTGATGAACCTCGACGACGTCCAAGCCGGCCTCCAGAAGGCTTGA